One Bdellovibrio bacteriovorus str. Tiberius DNA segment encodes these proteins:
- a CDS encoding type 1 glutamine amidotransferase, whose translation MQDLLIIQHENDTPPGTVLLWAKQQGLKPHVWNIATEPAPFKPEDIKALVICGGTMDTFEEDKHPWLIDEKVFIKKCVKLGMPVFGLCLGSQLLAEVLGGRVYAAGKWEVGFVPVTMKDQTSPYTLNVFHWHQCTFDLPPGGELMATNDFFPNQAFRWGTNVVATQFHPESTLEWIHECADSVTPEQAGLVQTKKEMLESIPLQQPMQDWFFKTLTQWYQV comes from the coding sequence ATGCAAGATCTTCTTATTATCCAGCACGAAAATGACACTCCTCCGGGCACCGTTCTGCTTTGGGCGAAACAACAGGGACTAAAACCCCACGTCTGGAATATTGCCACAGAACCGGCTCCGTTCAAACCTGAAGACATCAAAGCTTTGGTGATTTGCGGTGGTACGATGGACACCTTCGAAGAAGACAAGCACCCTTGGTTGATTGACGAAAAAGTCTTTATCAAAAAATGCGTGAAGCTGGGCATGCCCGTCTTCGGCCTTTGCCTGGGCAGCCAGTTGCTGGCGGAAGTTCTGGGCGGACGTGTGTACGCTGCCGGAAAATGGGAAGTTGGCTTTGTGCCGGTGACCATGAAAGATCAGACGAGTCCGTACACCCTGAATGTCTTCCACTGGCATCAATGCACTTTCGATCTGCCTCCGGGTGGCGAGCTGATGGCGACGAACGACTTTTTCCCGAATCAGGCTTTCCGCTGGGGCACCAACGTGGTGGCCACCCAGTTCCATCCCGAATCCACCTTGGAATGGATCCACGAATGCGCCGATTCCGTGACACCGGAACAAGCAGGCCTGGTCCAAACAAAAAAGGAGATGCTCGAAAGCATCCCCTTGCAACAGCCCATGCAGGACTGGTTCTTTAAAACTTTGACTCAATGGTACCAAGTCTAG
- a CDS encoding S1 family peptidase — MNRILLALVAIVLASCGLSNRPQVDTKDSAGIMGGTLVAENAKIASGIVGIMDLQSNGICTGSIIAENYILTAAHCVIGLKPGKLRLVFGLDVDELMGAREQDIVQMYTRSVSDYKIHSTYNEADQEEKQSDWGDIALIKFHGALPPGYKPVQMLKDDTILRRGLSVTLAGYGVSQVDVEPVDARKVKDLDEALEYGEVICDDDLKNCLKVDMSGDGVLRQTKAPISSVQETEVRLDESKGSGTCAGDSGGPAYVEIKGELFLFGVTSRGSALCDSVGVYTNAVYYADWIKSTMPKMR, encoded by the coding sequence TTGAATCGTATTCTACTGGCATTGGTGGCCATTGTTTTGGCTTCCTGTGGACTTTCTAATCGTCCTCAGGTGGATACCAAGGATTCCGCGGGTATTATGGGCGGCACTTTGGTGGCTGAAAATGCGAAAATCGCATCTGGAATCGTGGGAATCATGGACTTGCAGAGCAATGGTATCTGCACGGGTTCCATTATCGCTGAAAACTACATTCTGACGGCTGCTCACTGTGTGATTGGTCTGAAACCAGGCAAGTTGCGTTTGGTCTTCGGTCTTGATGTGGACGAACTGATGGGTGCGCGCGAGCAGGACATCGTTCAGATGTACACTCGTTCAGTGTCTGACTATAAAATTCATTCCACTTACAACGAAGCGGACCAGGAAGAAAAGCAATCTGACTGGGGCGACATCGCTTTGATCAAGTTCCACGGTGCTTTGCCTCCGGGTTACAAGCCGGTTCAGATGTTGAAAGACGACACGATTCTGCGTCGTGGTCTGTCAGTGACCTTGGCGGGTTATGGCGTTTCTCAGGTGGATGTAGAGCCTGTGGACGCAAGAAAAGTCAAAGATCTGGATGAAGCCCTGGAATATGGCGAAGTCATCTGTGATGACGATCTGAAAAACTGCCTGAAAGTGGACATGTCCGGCGATGGGGTTTTGCGCCAAACCAAAGCTCCGATTTCTTCTGTCCAGGAAACAGAAGTGCGTCTGGATGAATCCAAAGGTTCCGGCACTTGTGCTGGTGATTCTGGCGGCCCAGCGTATGTGGAAATCAAAGGTGAGCTCTTCTTGTTCGGCGTTACCAGCCGTGGCAGCGCTTTGTGTGACAGCGTGGGTGTTTACACCAATGCTGTTTACTATGCGGACTGGATCAAATCCACGATGCCAAAAATGCGATAG
- a CDS encoding acyl-CoA dehydrogenase family protein yields MKNFYQDGPQLSNTFRSDEALQKILKSLLPVEAQKVALPHLERLGERAVTDMLTWAQEAESQPPVHVPFDPWGRRIDDIKTSHGWKALEKVAAEEGIVATAYDRRFGAASRVYQMALLYLYSPSSAIFSCPLAMTDGAARALELYADDDLKARVLPHLLSRDPKTFWTAGQWMTERTGGSDVSGTSTDAHPFTGTSEFGATHSLHGTKWFTSATTSQMALTLARPDGAAAGSRGLSLFFLELRNDKGELNHIQIHRLKDKLGTKALPTAELSLQGTPARIIGGVGEGVKRIASVLNITRIYNSICAVGHMRRALDLAQDYSGKRQAFGKLLKDHPLHLSTLNALEADFRKCIAFSFFVANLLGKEEVGEASASEKILLRVLTPILKLYTAKKSIHISSEVVEMFGGAGYVEDTGIPRLLRDAQVFSIWEGTTNVLSLDMLRAFERDQAGQILEQFLERSAAGVEGLGRLKALMALSPEEKETHARDIAFLIADLTAGFAVKSYL; encoded by the coding sequence ATGAAAAACTTTTACCAAGACGGCCCCCAGCTTTCGAATACCTTCCGCTCCGATGAAGCCCTTCAGAAGATCCTGAAGTCCCTGTTGCCAGTAGAAGCTCAGAAAGTGGCTCTTCCTCACCTTGAACGTCTCGGTGAACGAGCCGTCACTGACATGCTGACTTGGGCCCAAGAAGCTGAATCCCAGCCTCCGGTTCACGTTCCTTTTGACCCATGGGGTCGAAGAATCGATGACATCAAGACATCTCACGGCTGGAAAGCTCTGGAAAAAGTCGCCGCCGAAGAAGGCATCGTTGCCACCGCCTACGACCGCCGCTTTGGCGCAGCTTCACGAGTCTATCAGATGGCGTTGCTGTATTTGTATTCTCCAAGCTCAGCGATCTTCTCTTGCCCTTTGGCGATGACGGACGGAGCGGCCCGTGCGCTGGAGCTTTACGCCGATGACGACCTGAAAGCCCGCGTGCTGCCTCACCTGCTGTCCCGTGATCCAAAGACTTTCTGGACGGCCGGCCAATGGATGACGGAAAGAACCGGCGGCTCTGATGTCAGTGGCACTTCCACTGATGCACACCCATTCACTGGCACCAGCGAATTTGGCGCGACCCATTCCCTGCATGGGACCAAATGGTTTACTTCCGCGACGACGTCACAGATGGCGCTGACTTTGGCCCGTCCTGATGGCGCGGCGGCCGGTTCCCGCGGTTTAAGTTTGTTTTTCCTGGAACTTCGCAATGACAAGGGCGAGCTTAATCACATCCAGATTCACCGCCTGAAAGACAAACTGGGCACCAAAGCCCTGCCGACCGCCGAGCTGAGTCTGCAGGGAACTCCCGCCCGTATTATCGGCGGCGTGGGCGAAGGTGTGAAACGCATCGCCAGTGTTTTGAATATCACCCGTATTTATAATTCCATCTGCGCTGTCGGTCACATGCGACGCGCTTTGGATCTGGCGCAGGATTACTCCGGCAAACGCCAGGCATTCGGAAAGCTTTTGAAAGACCATCCCCTGCACCTTTCAACGTTGAATGCATTAGAAGCGGACTTCCGCAAGTGCATCGCCTTTAGCTTCTTTGTGGCAAATCTTTTGGGGAAAGAGGAAGTCGGTGAAGCCTCGGCTTCTGAAAAGATCCTGCTGCGGGTTCTGACGCCGATCCTGAAGTTATATACCGCAAAGAAATCCATCCATATTTCCAGTGAAGTCGTCGAGATGTTCGGCGGTGCAGGCTATGTGGAGGACACCGGCATTCCCCGCCTGCTGCGTGACGCGCAGGTGTTTTCTATCTGGGAAGGCACCACGAATGTGCTGTCGCTGGATATGCTGCGTGCCTTTGAACGCGATCAGGCCGGACAGATTCTGGAACAGTTCCTGGAGCGCTCTGCGGCTGGGGTTGAGGGACTGGGTCGCTTAAAAGCACTAATGGCCCTGAGTCCTGAAGAAAAAGAAACGCATGCCCGCGACATTGCTTTCCTGATTGCCGATTTGACAGCAGGATTCGCAGTAAAAAGTTATTTATAG
- a CDS encoding collagen-like protein: MGGKSGKVIFLAGMTMVANVAFANAPSETVTKNTQLIQTGGQGGFVNWNSTPGGNGTKGIIGNGNKGDKGNYGNNGDHGDKGSKGNYGNNGDHGDNGDHGVLGNHGILGNKGDKGNYGNNGDHGDKGNYGNNGDHGDKGSKGNYGNNGDHGDKGNYGNNGDRGEKGSKGNYGNNGDNGDHGDKGSKGNYGNNGDRGEKGSKGNYGNNGDNGDHGDKGSKGNYGNNGDRGDNGHKGDNGHKGDNGHKGNYGTNGHKGDTTGYSTGYTTGYSTGYTTGYSTGYSTGYSTGYTTGHQSTGYTTATTYGPSTSTYGPTSTATTYNPDTATTVTTATSTSVTTSTTGEVTTSSSSSSSSTSTSTSTTGESTATSSSSTGFKEEEKNKLRAKLKPLFHLSFDYGQYIVNLTPHFRNVQPTSIVKYDYRPTSDTLIYGDYRDGFQKTVYGAIEVGLGAQVRFWFDNATGLRQHFWGYVGVLPIMGKETESVRYVSTLDKARNMGGRWSVPKDAADLDTWDPGDSITYIGHGGIIFSAGAGFGPIGAGVAKLANGTWETYVEKVGSERAYVKMSKGKLNSFSMFTNVSILTLSLSEFRSSDDGFSFLFDLTTDTGRKAYEDVIRGNVLASETLSADKPRNLVERAPVVKVETFRSVATGRVVSKSLALPIIWDKTYSKGKINSYTTSEMHLDRNTAVVNYGIYSDSEDSRFWFKHKEKDFMFYGAKYSVENWDSKARMESMFGTYSYAFKHESANGKRLRSGIYALVKKTGLDSLMVGVPDADLGYTGIEFNVNFSDENTMRLMRAAQTMSQDAFIDKSTDQIYSYFNERNDPYDLCMMDGGSRIPGSCVNVTTKKTAEAASKMYYALKTMYKTMNSDAKAFAAAYGAFGEGMAENLFTFRAAMALAGAGTTIDYLVEGTHINMYFREWMVDGSGRWVPAVQSPNYKGLPFQPATRHSKVRGMIIGNSDAGKIPHMMPVTF; the protein is encoded by the coding sequence ATGGGTGGGAAGTCAGGGAAGGTGATTTTCCTGGCGGGAATGACAATGGTTGCAAACGTCGCTTTTGCGAATGCACCATCTGAAACCGTCACGAAAAATACTCAATTGATCCAAACCGGAGGCCAAGGCGGATTCGTAAATTGGAATTCAACGCCTGGGGGCAATGGTACCAAAGGGATCATCGGCAACGGCAACAAAGGGGACAAGGGCAACTATGGGAACAACGGTGACCATGGTGACAAAGGTAGCAAAGGCAACTATGGCAACAATGGTGACCACGGAGATAACGGTGATCATGGTGTTCTAGGAAACCACGGCATTCTTGGGAACAAGGGCGATAAAGGCAACTATGGTAACAATGGTGACCATGGTGATAAAGGTAATTACGGCAACAACGGTGATCACGGCGATAAGGGCAGTAAAGGCAACTATGGTAATAATGGTGACCATGGTGATAAAGGCAATTACGGCAACAATGGTGACCGTGGTGAGAAAGGCTCTAAAGGCAATTACGGCAACAACGGCGACAATGGTGATCACGGCGATAAGGGCAGTAAAGGCAACTACGGTAACAACGGGGACCGTGGTGAAAAAGGCTCTAAAGGCAATTATGGCAACAACGGCGACAACGGTGATCACGGCGATAAAGGCAGTAAGGGCAACTACGGTAACAATGGGGACCGTGGAGACAATGGTCATAAAGGCGATAACGGTCATAAAGGTGACAATGGTCACAAGGGCAATTATGGCACTAACGGCCATAAAGGTGACACGACTGGGTATTCCACTGGTTATACAACTGGATACAGCACCGGCTACACAACTGGCTATTCCACGGGTTACAGTACGGGTTACAGCACTGGCTACACAACAGGTCATCAGTCCACTGGTTATACGACTGCAACGACTTATGGTCCAAGCACAAGTACTTATGGACCAACTTCGACGGCCACCACTTACAATCCTGATACGGCGACCACAGTAACGACGGCAACGTCGACTTCTGTGACAACGTCCACGACAGGTGAAGTGACAACGTCATCCAGTTCTTCCTCGTCTTCAACCTCCACTTCGACATCAACGACCGGAGAGTCCACAGCGACGTCCTCCAGCTCGACTGGATTCAAAGAAGAAGAGAAAAACAAACTCAGAGCAAAATTGAAGCCTCTGTTCCATCTGAGCTTCGATTATGGTCAGTACATCGTGAATCTGACTCCGCACTTCAGAAATGTGCAGCCGACATCCATCGTGAAGTATGACTACCGTCCGACTTCCGATACATTGATCTATGGCGATTACCGTGATGGTTTCCAAAAAACTGTCTACGGCGCAATCGAAGTGGGTCTGGGTGCTCAGGTGCGTTTCTGGTTCGACAATGCGACAGGTTTGCGTCAGCACTTCTGGGGTTATGTCGGCGTTCTGCCAATCATGGGCAAAGAGACAGAGTCTGTTCGCTATGTGAGCACTCTGGACAAAGCCCGTAATATGGGTGGTCGCTGGTCTGTACCTAAGGATGCAGCAGATCTGGACACTTGGGATCCAGGTGACAGCATCACCTACATCGGTCACGGAGGAATCATCTTCTCTGCAGGCGCGGGCTTCGGTCCAATCGGTGCAGGGGTGGCGAAACTGGCGAACGGTACTTGGGAAACTTACGTGGAAAAAGTCGGCTCTGAGCGTGCTTACGTAAAAATGTCCAAAGGTAAGCTGAACAGCTTCTCGATGTTCACCAACGTATCCATCCTGACTTTAAGCTTGAGTGAGTTCAGATCTTCAGACGATGGGTTCTCGTTCTTGTTTGATTTGACGACCGATACTGGCCGCAAAGCTTACGAAGACGTGATCCGTGGTAACGTTCTGGCGTCAGAAACACTGTCAGCCGACAAACCAAGAAACTTGGTTGAGCGCGCACCGGTGGTAAAAGTTGAAACCTTCAGATCCGTTGCGACGGGCCGTGTTGTCAGCAAATCTTTGGCTTTGCCGATCATTTGGGACAAAACGTACAGCAAAGGTAAGATCAATTCTTACACCACTTCTGAAATGCATCTGGACCGCAATACAGCAGTTGTGAACTACGGTATCTATTCTGATTCCGAAGACAGCCGCTTCTGGTTCAAGCACAAAGAAAAAGACTTCATGTTCTACGGAGCGAAATACTCGGTTGAGAACTGGGACAGCAAAGCACGCATGGAAAGCATGTTTGGTACTTATTCTTATGCCTTCAAGCATGAAAGCGCCAACGGCAAGCGTCTAAGATCCGGCATCTATGCTTTGGTTAAAAAGACCGGCCTGGATTCCCTGATGGTGGGCGTGCCTGATGCAGATCTGGGTTATACCGGCATTGAATTCAACGTGAACTTCAGTGACGAAAACACCATGAGACTGATGAGAGCGGCTCAGACCATGAGTCAGGATGCCTTCATCGACAAGTCCACGGATCAGATCTACTCCTACTTCAACGAGCGCAACGATCCTTACGATCTGTGCATGATGGATGGCGGATCTCGTATTCCGGGTTCTTGCGTGAACGTCACGACCAAGAAAACGGCCGAGGCTGCAAGCAAAATGTACTATGCTTTGAAAACCATGTACAAAACGATGAACTCCGATGCTAAGGCGTTTGCGGCCGCTTATGGCGCATTCGGTGAAGGTATGGCAGAGAATCTGTTCACATTCCGCGCGGCGATGGCCCTTGCGGGTGCGGGCACCACCATTGATTACTTGGTTGAAGGTACTCACATCAACATGTACTTCCGTGAATGGATGGTGGACGGTTCCGGACGCTGGGTCCCTGCAGTTCAATCCCCGAACTACAAAGGCCTTCCGTTCCAGCCAGCTACACGTCACTCCAAAGTGCGCGGTATGATCATCGGAAACTCCGATGCAGGAAAAATTCCGCACATGATGCCAGTCACTTTCTAG